Below is a genomic region from Tripterygium wilfordii isolate XIE 37 chromosome 12, ASM1340144v1, whole genome shotgun sequence.
ACACACCAATCTTTGCAGAAaaaattaaagggaaaaaaaacacgtATTCCATGTGTCAAGTTGATAGACATTATAAATTCATTAACCTTCCCTATTCCAAAAGCTAGCATTTTTGACAGCTATGTACTGCTAAAGTAAACGACTAAAATAATGTCCCTATGGGAACTCAAAGTGATAGAAAAGTGACAAAGGAAACAAATGGTACAAATCAATTATGTAGATAATTGCTTGAAATAATAGAGTTTGCGATAATTTTCAACAAAAGGGCCCAGTTGCACAGGACATAGTCTTCCCCTTTCTACATTATTCTTCAGGTGGCATTGATGCAGCGAGGCCCGCACACGCCCAAGGGAAGGTGGGTGCACCATTAACAGAACACACAGACCCACATAGAAAGGGGTAAATCctcaggcccaagcccagcccaCAAGATTGGACCTAACTATCCACTAGAAAACCGATtgactaatgttaggtttgcccaacttataaactagacaagTAGACATTGAACACCTtcacttccgatgtgggattcccgCATCATTCCCTCACACTTAGAACGTGCACGCCCTTGTGCATGTCCAGCCTGACCCACTGGCACACCAAACAAACCAACACCAGCCCGTCACACAGACACAGACACACTCCAGAAccgggctccgataccaaactgatgCAGCGAGACCCGTACACGCCCAAGGGAAGGTGGTCTAACAGAACACACAAGCTCACATGGAGAGGGGGTAAATccccaggcccaagcccagccaATAAGATTGGACCTAACTATCCACTAGAAAACCGATtgactaatgttaggtttgcccaacttataaactagacattgAACACCTtcacttccgatgtgggattctcacaTCAGACATTGTGGCAGATAAGTCATAATTCATTTTAGCAAATGCCTCTACATGCCAGAGATGCGGCCCTGAAAAAGTTTGCATCTCATGCTACAAGAATTTTACCCATAAGATGGTGTTGGGGTCATAATGAAAGTCAATCTCAGCATTGGCTCTACTTGAGCAACTGCACTTATTAATGCTactaatataaaaataaaacgtAAATACGTTTGTTCTGGttcattatcaaaaaaaaaattattttgagtgCAAAATATACGCATAACCGACTGATAAATATCTAATGCAAGAACACATTCACACAATCAATTTCACCGTCTACTGGAGAGGGAAGAACCATAATACCTGTTAAGCCTAGAGTACTTAGGTCCCAGAGCAATAAATGGTTGTCAGTGCCCCCAGTCACCAACCTGCATTTTCTTCGCAACAATGCAGATGCTAAAGCTTGAGCATTTTTCTTCACCTGCTGCATATATACCTTGAACTCAGGAGTAGCAACTTGTTTTAAAGCAATGGCAAGAGCAGCAATATGATTATTGTGTGGACCCCCTTGCAATGATGCAAATACTGCAAAATTGATCTTTTCCTCAAAATCATAGGGGCTAATACCATCACTATGATTAAGCTGCATTCCATGGTTCCTTTGCTTGGCACCTCTCCTGTAAAAGATAATACCACCACTAGGGCCTCGTAGACTTTTATGAGTTGTCGAGGTAACAATATCACAATACTCAAATGGACTTGTACATATCTGTAGAAGACAACAGTGAACACATAGTAAGGTATAAATGTTGCAGAGAGACTCCCTTGTTATATGTGGAACCAAGTGGCATTACTCCCTGATTACAGGTCAGTCATACCTTCAAATcagcttttaaaaaaaagaaaaagatgtactaacagggaaaaaaatcaaaagatgtGTGGAGGCACCGAAGTGCAAGGAGCAACAGATACCAAACATCAAACATTAACACCAGTTAGTTTTgttagcaaaaaacaacattttCATGCTATAATGCTACAAAGAAATAACCAATCAAACCCCCCAAAACTTAATCAGTGTGAAACATTCACAATTTTGATTCTGGTATCATTGCAAAGCTTATCCATCAATGAATCCAGCAGCTTTACAAGTATAAATGAAATTGTTACGGTCTTACATAAGAAAATGGGTTTTAAAAGCAGATTTCTTAAAAGCAAAACAATACATCATAGAATCAGTATAAACGCTCGCTGACAACTACATCCCTTGCAAAATTCATTCTCAAATTGAAAATTCTAGCATTTACTTCAGAAAACTGAAAGCTTCAGAACCCATTCGGAAGTAATTTTCCTTTCCGAAAACTAGAAAACAAGAAATATGGTTAATTGTTTACAACACTACGTTTCTGAAAACATAACTCCGATTATATAATTCACACACATTGCAGAATTTCTTATAAAGCACCTAAatctaatatttttttgaacaTGTTGTTACCCTCTAACATGTCTGAGATATAAAATTGCATTATCAATCAAACGTGATATTAGTTTTGTGTAGTTACCAAAGCTCATTAtcaacaaatacacaaaattGAACACCAAATAAGCAGCAGAAACCACAATCCTGTGGCAACAAGTCCAATACTTGGTTATTGACATGCTCAGGAACCACACAAGTATGGCCTTCTAATAATATCCAATGTCAAGCGAATGAACTAAAAAAAGTCCTTGGGCTTATCTACAACTAAAGGACCAAACACTACATCACAATCAAAAGTTAAAAGTATTCAAACCTTTGCTGCTACAAGACCTCTAATCTGAGCCATGTCACACATCAAAACTGCTCCACACTTATCTGCAATCTGCCTAAACCTCAAGTAATTCCACTCTCGTGGGTGGGAGCTCCCGCCACATATAAGTATCTTTGGGCGAAAATCAAGGGCCTTCTCCTCAAGCTTATCATGATCAATGTAACCTGTTTGCGGGTTCACCTTATAAGGTAAAGTTTCAAAGAATATGGACGCAGCAGATATCCTCTTCCCACTAGGGGTATAGTACCCGTGACTCATATGGCCACCAGAAGCTGAATCCAACCCCATTATCCTATCCCCAGGTAGCCCTGTGTAAACTGCCAAATTTGCAGAGGTACATGAATATGGTTGCACATTCACGCCCCATTTATCAGAATCAAGGCCAAAAGCGGCCAATGCCCGCTCCATACAAAGCAATTCAATTTGATCGATGTATCGATTGCCGGTATAATACCGAGCTCCGCGCATTCCCTCTGAGTACTTGTTGGATACGTGGCTTCCTAGGGCTTCCATTACTGCACGGCAGACATAATTCTCAGAAGCAATCAATTCAATCCCTCTGAATTGTCGCTGCTTCTCTTTCTCCATAATTTCAAGGACCTCTGGGTCGGCGTCCCAAGGAGGCTGGTTACCCCATGAGCGCCGCTCCTCAAGTCCGGACCCGATTGCAATTCGCTTCGAAGGTAAGCAAGCTTGAGAATCCCTATCCCTCTTTACACACATACGGTGTCCTAATATGCTGAACTGCTCAGAAACCCCCTCCCCTTCCTCCTCGCCCTCCGCAACCCGATGACCACCCTTCGGATGGAACAATTGCAGAGGAACTCGATTCGAGGAGCCGCAAAAAGTGGAATCAATCTGAAATGAAAAAGATTCCTCGGCGACTGACGCCGGG
It encodes:
- the LOC120011379 gene encoding serine hydroxymethyltransferase 7-like, with the protein product MDSSHAPSGLSLGFHSHISSPLPAKIPASVAEESFSFQIDSTFCGSSNRVPLQLFHPKGGHRVAEGEEEGEGVSEQFSILGHRMCVKRDRDSQACLPSKRIAIGSGLEERRSWGNQPPWDADPEVLEIMEKEKQRQFRGIELIASENYVCRAVMEALGSHVSNKYSEGMRGARYYTGNRYIDQIELLCMERALAAFGLDSDKWGVNVQPYSCTSANLAVYTGLPGDRIMGLDSASGGHMSHGYYTPSGKRISAASIFFETLPYKVNPQTGYIDHDKLEEKALDFRPKILICGGSSHPREWNYLRFRQIADKCGAVLMCDMAQIRGLVAAKICTSPFEYCDIVTSTTHKSLRGPSGGIIFYRRGAKQRNHGMQLNHSDGISPYDFEEKINFAVFASLQGGPHNNHIAALAIALKQVATPEFKVYMQQVKKNAQALASALLRRKCRLVTGGTDNHLLLWDLSTLGLTGKNYEKVCEMCHITLNKTTIFGDNGAFSPGGVRIGTPAMTSRGCLETDFETIADFLMRAAQITSLVQREHGKMQRDFLKGLQNNKDIVQLRNQLNADPGEIPLHLILSFRGSVSEIY